The Thermococcus sp. DNA window AAGAAGGGAATACGGATAGACCCAGTAAAGATGTCAAAGGCTCTGGGTGTTCCTGTCGTCCCGCTGAGCGCCAAGGAAGGAACCGGTATTGAGGAGCTCAAGGATAAAATCTGGGAGATGGCTAGGGGAAAGATAAAAACCAACCCCGTTCTTCCCCGCTACGACCCGGAAGTAGAGAGGGAAATAGAGCACATCTCGAAGTGTCTTTCCAACACGAAGCTCGCCTCAAGGTACCCACTCCGCTGGCTGGCTATTAAGCTCCTCCAGCGCGACGATGATGTTATGAAGCTCGTTTTAAGACACCTCGGCGAGGATAAGCTGAAGGAGATAATGACCCATATCAGCGAAGCTGAGGAACGCTACGGAAGGGCCATGGACCTGATTATAGCCGGCCAGAAGTACGAGTTCATAGACGGCCTGACCCACGAGTTCATGAGCTATGGCAAACCGCAGGAAACCCTTACAGACCAGCTCGACAGAATCCTTGTGCATCCCGTCTACGGCTTCATCGCGATGGCCTTCGTCTTCTACCTGGTCTTCAAGTTCGTCTTCGCCTTTGGAATGCCTCTGCAGGGAATTCTTAACGAGGCCTTTACCAAATTTGGCGAGTGGATTACACCTCATATCGCCAACAAAGCACTCAGGGGGTTAATCGTTGATGGAGTTATAGGTGGCGTCGGTTCTGTCTTGAGCTTTTTCCCACTGGTGTTCTTCCTTTTCCTCGCGCTCTCGTTCCTCGAGGATTTGGGCTATATGGCGAGGGTCGCCGTGCTCATGGAGGGAATCCTCAGGAAGTTCGGTCTGCCAGGGAAAGCGATAATACCCCTAATCCTCGGCCTCGGATGTAACGTTCCGGCGGTGATGGCCTCAAGAACCCTCGACAACGAGAAGGACAGACTGGTCGCGATGTTCGTCAACCCATTCATCCCCTGTTCCGCGCGTTTGAGTGTCATCAGCTTCCTTGTTGGAACTTTCTTTGGGGGAAATGCTCTCGTTGCCGTCGCCATTTACGTCCTGGCCTTCGCTGTTGCCCTGCTCTCGGCGAAGCTTGTAAGCCGGTTTGTTTCTGGCGAGGAGAGTCCCTTCGTGATTGAGCTCCCCGAGTTCCTCCTCCCGAGCTGGAAGAGTTTGCTCCTCCACTCCTGGGAGAGGAGCAAGGAGTTCGTCCAGAAGGCAGGAACTATTATACTAGCCGGTTCCATAGCAATTTGGTACCTCAGCAACTACCCGTTCTCCATCGGAACCGGAAAAAGCTACGCCGAGAGACTCGGCCATCTGGTCGCCCCATATCTGCATCTCATGGGCCTCGACTGGAAGGCGGGTGTGAGCCTAATCTTCGGAATAATCGCCAAAGAAAACGTTATCTCAACATACAGCATACTTTATGGCGGTTTGAGCGGGGAAGCACTCAGAAAGGCTATGATGAATTCAATGAGCCCACTACAGGGCTTCGTTCTGGCAGTTGTCACGACACTTTACATACCGTGCATATCGACTATAGCAACGATAAGGGCCGAGAGCAACTGGAAGTGGGCGCTCGCGGTGACTATCTACATGATAGCCGTTGCATCGCTCATTGGAATTCTCCTCTGGCACCTTGGAAGTGCACTGAGGTTGTGAAGATGGGAAAGATAGAGGAAGTCCTAAGACTTATCGGCGAGGGTAAGCGCTTTCCCGAGGAGATTGCAAGGGAACTGGGGACGACGAAGGAAGAAGTCGAGGGCATACTAGAACTCCTGAAGGCCCTTGGATACATAGAGGAAGTCGAGAAGGGGCCGTCCTGTGAGGCCTGCCCTCTAAAGAAAATCTGCCACGGTAAGTGCATCGTCCCAGAGGTCAAAGTATTAAAACCAAAGTTTGGGCTGGACAGAAATGAGCAATCATGAATGCTTCTTTTCATTCCTTTCCCAGACAGATTCATGAAGCAGGAGGGGTCGAGTTCTTTTTATAACAACGCGAAGATGGGACTTTTGCTGGCTAAGACAGGGAATTCCGGATATTAAGTACGCCATTAGTTCGGGTAGTCACCGGCGGTTAAACGTTTCACTTTCAGTAATATATTTTATGGCCGTAAAATATATAAGAACCCCCGTAGTAGGCTTAAACGGTGAGTACCATGAAAGCAGTAATTCTAGCGGGAGGATTTGGGACAAGGTTAAGGCCACTCTCATCAACGAGGCCAAAGCCTATGATTCCAGTCCTCGGAAAGCCCAACCTCCAGTACATCCTAGAGGCCCTAGAAAAAGTCCCAGAGATAGACGAGGTCATTCTCTCCGTTCACTATATGAGGGGTGAGATAAGAGAGTTCATAGACGAAAAGATGTCCGACTATCCAAAGGACATCAGGTTCGTCAACGACCCCATGCCCCTCGAGACGGGAGGAGCACTTAAGAACGTCGAGGACTATGTCAGCGATGACTTTCTCGTTATCTACGGAGATGTCTTCACAAACTTTGGCTACAGGGAGCTAATAAAGGCTCACGAGGAGAATGAAGGATTGATAACCGTTGCAGTAACAAAGGTCTACGACCCAGAGCGTTTTGGAGTTATCGAAGTCGAGGAGAACGGAAAGGTTCTCCACTTTGAGGAGAAGCCTAAGAGGCCGAAAAGTAACCTCGTCGATGCTGGAATATACATGGTGAACAAAAAGGTTCTAGGGGAGATTCCGAAGGGCAAGGAGGTCTACTTCGAGCGCGAGATTCTTCCAAAGTTCGTCGAGCGCGGTGAGGTCTTTGCATACAGAATGCCAAAGGGAACGTACTGGGTTGACCTAGGAACTCCCGAGGACTTCTTCTACGCCCACCAAATAGCACTTGACGAAATGGCTAGGGAGAACGGCTACTTCCACATAGCTGAGAGCGCTGAAGTTCCTGAAGACGTGGAAATCCAAGGGCCGGTTTACATTGACAAGGGTGTTAAGATTGGCCGGGGCGTTAAGATAAAGGCCTACTCTTACATAGGGCCAAACACGGTAGTAGAAGACAGGGCCTACATCAAGCGCTCAGTCCTCATCGGGAGCGACATAATCAGGGAGAGGGCCGAGTTAAAGGACACGATACTCGGCGAGGGAGTTGTGGTCGGCAGAGATGTCATTATAAAGGAGAACGCCGTTATAGGTGACTACGCCAAAATCTACGACGGACTCGTGATATACGGTGCAAAGGTTCTGCCTTGGAAGAAGATTGAGGAATACGAGGCCTACATCAAGATTAAGCTCGACCCGACGAAGGTCAGGCCGGGACAGTACCCAGACCGCTGTCCGCTTGGCCTTCCGGAGTGTATCTACAAGAAGTTCAAGGCAATAGCCGGTGAAAAACCGCCGTGTGACGAGTGCATCGAAAACCAGTGGCTCTTCTGAGTCTTTCGCTTCCTTACTTTTTCCGGCTCGTGACCCAAAGGAAACAGGGGCAACACCGTTTTAATTTTCCTGAAGTCTTATTGCGACTTGATTTCACTTCCCCAAGCTCGATAAAGGATGCTATGTTTCAATTCTTTCTTATAATCCTTTCCCCAAAGTGGCTTTAAGACTCCCACCAAAAGCCCCGAACTCGAACAATAACAGCCAATCCAAAGCCCGCATATTCAATGCACAAAACCATACAAAAGACTTCCAGAAGCAGGAACAAGCTTTAAACCGAGTTCTCCCTGATTATAAACCGGCTTGCGGAAAAGGATAGTTTTCCACAGGATTTCAAAACATTGGGTTGTTTTGTGGGCTATTCTAATATTTTAAAAAATTTTCGTTTTATTCTACCAGAAAGTTATAAATTTTACACCACCCAAAATGCATTCAAGCCCATCTCCAAGTTTTTTGGAGTTTAACTTTTTTGTTGTCCCGTTTCACTGGGGCCCTCTAGCGTGGTGGCATCCCCATAAGTTTTATATCAAACCATGCATATTTTCTCTCCAACTTAATAACTCACCGTAATGTTTAAAACCCGCAGGCCTTATAAGCGCAGGGAACAACGGCATTCGGTGGTTGAAATGGTGCGCTACATGGTTACTTCCGCTCTTCCCTACGCAAACGGACCGATTCACGCGGGGCACCTTGCTGGAGCTTACCTCCCAGCGGACATCTTCGTGCGCTATCTCAGGCTGAAGGGCGAGGAAGTGCTGTACATATGTGGAACTGATGAGCACGGAACCCCAATAACGTTCCGAGCGCTGAAAGAGGGGAGAAGTCCAAGGGAAATCGTTGACGAGTTCCACGAGCACATCAAGACGACATTTGAAAGGGCAAAGATAAGCTTTGATTTCTTTGGAAGGACTGAACTACCAGTCCACTACAGGCTTAGCCAGGAGTTCTTTTTAAAGGCACTTGAAAACGGCCACCTCATAAAGAAGGTGACCAAACAGGCCTACTGTGAGCATGACAAGATGTTTTTGCCCGATAGGTATGTCATCGGAACCTGCCCCTACTGTGGTGCCGAAAACCAGCGTGGCGACCAGTGTGAGGTCTGTGGAAGGCCCTTAACGCCCGAAATCCTCATAAATCCACGCTGTAACATCTGCGGAAACCCGATAACCTTCAAGGACTCGGCCCACTATTACATCAAAATGAAGGACTTCGAGGAGAGGTTGAGGAAGTGGGTCGAGGGCCAGCACTGGAAGCCCAACGTCAAGAACACAGTCCTTGGATGGATTAACGAGGGGCTTGAGGAGAGGGCAATAACCAGGGACTTGGACTGGGGGATTCCCGTTCCGCTTGATGATGAGGACGTCAAGGGGAAGGTCCTTTACGTCTGGTTTGAAGCGCCTATAGG harbors:
- the feoB gene encoding ferrous iron transport protein B, giving the protein MAMKVVALAGNPNVGKTTIFNALTGMRQHVGNWPGVTVEKKEGVFEHKGERFLVVDLPGTYSLTAHSVDELVARNFLLNGNPDVVVNVVDATSLLRNLYLTMEIFEMGLKNVIIALNKLDLAEKKGIRIDPVKMSKALGVPVVPLSAKEGTGIEELKDKIWEMARGKIKTNPVLPRYDPEVEREIEHISKCLSNTKLASRYPLRWLAIKLLQRDDDVMKLVLRHLGEDKLKEIMTHISEAEERYGRAMDLIIAGQKYEFIDGLTHEFMSYGKPQETLTDQLDRILVHPVYGFIAMAFVFYLVFKFVFAFGMPLQGILNEAFTKFGEWITPHIANKALRGLIVDGVIGGVGSVLSFFPLVFFLFLALSFLEDLGYMARVAVLMEGILRKFGLPGKAIIPLILGLGCNVPAVMASRTLDNEKDRLVAMFVNPFIPCSARLSVISFLVGTFFGGNALVAVAIYVLAFAVALLSAKLVSRFVSGEESPFVIELPEFLLPSWKSLLLHSWERSKEFVQKAGTIILAGSIAIWYLSNYPFSIGTGKSYAERLGHLVAPYLHLMGLDWKAGVSLIFGIIAKENVISTYSILYGGLSGEALRKAMMNSMSPLQGFVLAVVTTLYIPCISTIATIRAESNWKWALAVTIYMIAVASLIGILLWHLGSALRL
- a CDS encoding DNA-binding protein; this translates as MGKIEEVLRLIGEGKRFPEEIARELGTTKEEVEGILELLKALGYIEEVEKGPSCEACPLKKICHGKCIVPEVKVLKPKFGLDRNEQS
- a CDS encoding NDP-sugar synthase codes for the protein MKAVILAGGFGTRLRPLSSTRPKPMIPVLGKPNLQYILEALEKVPEIDEVILSVHYMRGEIREFIDEKMSDYPKDIRFVNDPMPLETGGALKNVEDYVSDDFLVIYGDVFTNFGYRELIKAHEENEGLITVAVTKVYDPERFGVIEVEENGKVLHFEEKPKRPKSNLVDAGIYMVNKKVLGEIPKGKEVYFEREILPKFVERGEVFAYRMPKGTYWVDLGTPEDFFYAHQIALDEMARENGYFHIAESAEVPEDVEIQGPVYIDKGVKIGRGVKIKAYSYIGPNTVVEDRAYIKRSVLIGSDIIRERAELKDTILGEGVVVGRDVIIKENAVIGDYAKIYDGLVIYGAKVLPWKKIEEYEAYIKIKLDPTKVRPGQYPDRCPLGLPECIYKKFKAIAGEKPPCDECIENQWLF